From Scleropages formosus chromosome 9, fSclFor1.1, whole genome shotgun sequence, one genomic window encodes:
- the slc12a7b gene encoding solute carrier family 12 member 7 isoform X4 gives MPTSFTVVPVEDGRQAAQENDEYAVLDEEGDETELSPGPLSGDGIPKESSPFINNTDNDKANMYDGKNMALFEEEMDSTPMVSSLLSKLANYTNLTQGVIEHEEAEDDEGAKKKTVKSPQMGTFMGVYLPCLQNILGVILFLRLTWIVGTAGIMGSLTIVSMCCACTMLTAISMSAIATNGVVPAGGSYYMISRSLGPEFGGAVGLCFYLGTTFAGSMYILGTIEILLTYIVPSAAIFRAEEKEQELEALLNNMRVYGTCCLTLMSVVVFVGVKYVNKLALVFLACVVLSILAIYAGVIKTTFDPPNFPICLLGNRTLQRHSFDKCLKTEEIDNVTVTTKLWGLFCNSSDLSAACNEYFVLNNVTEIQGIPGLLSGVISDNMWGEYGPLGMLVEKKNCPSVQASDNSNDMYMPYVANDIATFFTLLVGIYFPSVTGIMAGSNRSGDLRDAQRSIPIGTILAIATTSFIYISCVVLFGACIEGVVLRDKFGDSVKGNLVIGTLSWPSPWVIVIGSFFSCCGAGLQSLTGAPRLLQAIARDGIVPFLQVFGHGKANGEPTWALLLTAGICEIGILIASLDAVAPILSMFFLMCYLFVNLACAVQTLLRTPNWRPRFKFYHWALSFLGMSLCLSLMFISSWFYALVAMLIAGCIYKYIEYRGAEKEWGDGIRGLSLNAARYALLRLEEAPPHTKNWRPQLLVLLNLDLELCVKHPRLLSFTTQLKAGKGLTIVGSVLEGTYLSKELEAKRAEQNIKSSMSAERTKGFCHVVVSSNMRDGFSHLIQSAGLGGMKHNTVLMAWPGSWKHADDTTSWANFVETVRETTAAHQALLVAKNVDNFPPNRDRLAEGTIDVWWIVHDGGLLMLLPFLLRQHKVWRKCKMRIFTVAQMDDNSIQMKKDLQMFLYHLRLDAEVEVVEMHDSDISAFTYEKTLVMEQRSQMLKQMQLSRTEREREAQLIHDRNMASHGGVNDKSEAAPERVHMTWTKEKLSAERSRNREANVAVRDLFSMKPNQSNVRRMHTAVKLNEVVVNKSQDAQLVLLNMPGPPKHRGGDENYMEFLEVLMEGLNRVLLVRGGGREVVTIYS, from the exons GAGATGGAATCCCAAAGGAAAGCAGTCCATTCATCAACAACACAGACAACGACAAAGCAAACATGTATGATGGGAAGAACATGGCTCTCTTTGAG GAAGAAATGGACAGTACCCCAATGGTGTCGTCACTGCTCAGCAAACTGGCCAACTACACCAACCTCACACAGGGGGTCATTGAGCACGAGGAGGCCGAAGATGACGAAGGGGCGAAGAAGAAAACTGTCAAG agTCCACAGATGGGCACCTTCATGGGTGTGTATCTACCCTGCTTGCAGAACATCCTGGGTGTCATCCTGTTCCTCCGTCTCACCTGGATTGTGGGCACAGCAGGGATTATGGGCTCCTTAACCATTGTCTCTATGTGCTGTGCATGT ACCATGCTGACAGCCATATCAATGAGTGCCATTGCTACAAATGGCGTAGTTCCAG CTGGTGGCTCCTACTACATGATCTCAAGATCTCTAGGCCCTGAGTTTGGAGGAGCTGTGGGATTGTGCTTTTACCTGGGCACCACCTTTGCTGGCTCCATGTACATCCTTGGAACCATTGAAATTCTTCTG ACCTACATAGTGCCCAGTGCGGCCATCTTCAGAGctgaggagaaggagcaggagctCGAAGCCCTGCTGAACAACATGCGGGTCTACGGCACCTGCTGCCTCACTCTCATGTCCGTGGTGGTCTTCGTGGGGGTGAAGTACGTCAACAAGCTAGCCCTGGTTTTTCTCGCTTGCGTGGTACTCTCCATCCTGGCCATCTACGCAGGGGTCATCAAGACCACCTTCGATCCCCCCAACTTCCC CATCTGTTTGCTGGGCAACCGCACCCTGCAGAGGCACAGCTTTGACAAATGCCTTAAGACAGAGGAGATCGACAATGTGACCGTCACCACCAAGCTCTGGGGGCTCTTCTGCAACAGCTCGGATCTCAGCGCCGCCTGCAACGAGTATTTCGTCCTCAACAACGTAACAGAGATCCAGGGTATCCCGGGTTTGCTGAGCGGGGTCATCTCAG ATAACATGTGGGGGGAGTACGGACCCCTGGGCATGCTGGTGGAGAAGAAGAACTGCCCCTCTGTACAAGCCTCAGACAACTCCAATGACATGTACATGCCCTATGTGGCCAACGACATCGCCACCTTCTTCACCCTCCTGGTGGGAATCTACTTCCCCTCTGTCACTG GAATCATGGCTGGTTCAAACCGCTCCGGAGACCTGCGAGACGCCCAGAGGTCCATTCCCATCGGAACCATCCTGGCCATAGCAACCACTTCTTTCATCT ACATTTCCTGCGTTGTGCTCTTCGGCGCTTGCATTGAAGGTGTCGTTTTGAGAGACAA GTTTGGGGATTCGGTGAAAGGGAACCTGGTGATCGGCACTCTATCTTGGCCTTCTCCTTGGGTCATTGTCATCGgctctttcttctcctgctgCGGGGCGGGACTCCAGAGCCTCACCGGCGCCCCCCGCCTGCTGCAGGCCATCGCACGCGACGGCATCGTGCCCTTCCTGCAG GTGTTTGGTCACGGTAAAGCCAACGGAGAGCCTACCTGGGCCCTTCTGCTGACCGCGGGCATCTGCGAGATTGGGATCCTCATTGCCTCCCTGGACGCCGTGGCCCCCATCCTCTCCAT GTTCTTCCTCATGTGTTACCTGTTTGTGAACTTGGCCTGCGCTGTTCAGACGCTGCTGCGCACCCCAAACTGGAGGCCCCGCTTCAAGTTTTACCACTG GGCCCTGTCCTTCCTGGGAATGAGTCTGTGCCTTTCCCTGATGTTCATCTCCTCCTGGTTCTACGCCCTGGTGGCCATGCTCATCGCCGGATGCATCTACAAGTACATCGAGTACAGAGG GGCAGAGAAGGAGTGGGGAGACGGAATACGCGGCCTGTCCCTCAACGCTGCCCGCTACGCCCTCCTCCGCCTAGAGGAGGCGCCACCCCACACCAAGAACTGGAG GCCTcagctgctggtgctgctcaACCTGGACTTGGAGCTGTGCGTCAAGCACCCCCGCCTCCTCTCCTTCACCACCCAGCTGAAGGCCGGCAAAGGCCTCACTATTGTGGGCTCCGTGCTGGAGGGCACCTACTTGTCCAAGGAGCTGGAAGCCAAGCGGGCCGAGCAG AACATCAAGTCGTCCATGTCTGCAGAGAGGACCAAGGGGTTCTGCCACGTGGTCGTGTCCTCCAACATGCGCGACGGCTTCTCCCACCTCATCCAGTCGGCTGGCCTGGGCGGCATGAAGCACAACACGGTGCTGATGGCTTGGCCTGGGAGCTGGAAGCACGCGGACGACACCACTTCCTGGGCGAACTTTGTCG AAACGGTGAGGGAGACCACGGCAGCCCATCAGGCCCTCCTGGTGGCCAAGAACGTGGACAACTTCCCCCCGAACCGGGACCGCCTGGCCGAAGGCACCATCGACGTCTGGTGGATCGTGCATGACGGGGGCCTTCTCATGCTGCTCCCCTTCCTGCTCCGACAGCACAAG GTGTGGAGGAAGTGCAAGATGCGGATCTTCACCGTGGCCCAGATGGACGACAACAGCATTCAGATGAAGAAAGACCTGCAGATGTTTCTGTACCACCTGCGGCTGGATGCTGAGGTGGAGGTTGTGGAAATG CACGACAGCGACATCTCAGCCTTCACCTACGAGAAGACCCTGGTGATGGAGCAGCGCTCTCAGATGCTGAAGCAGATGCAGCTGTCCAGGACGGAGCGCGAGAGAGAG GCCCAGCTGATCCACGACAGGAACATGGCATCCCACGGCGGCGTCAACGACAAGAGCGAGGCCGCCCCCGAACGGGTCCACATGACCTGGACCAAAGAGAAACTCTCGGCCGAGCGAAGCCGCAACCGCGAGGCCAACGTGGCCGTACGCGACCTGTTCAGCATGAAACC CAATCAGTCCAACGTGCGCAGGATGCACACCGCAGTCAAGCTGAACGAAGTGGTGGTCAACAAGTCCCAGGACGCCCAGCTGGTCCTCCTCAACATGCCAGGGCCACCCAAACACAGGGGAGGAGACGAGAACT ACATGGAGTTCCTGGAAGTCCTGATGGAGGGACTGAACAGGGTGCTGCTGGTGCGAG